One Thiocapsa bogorovii DNA segment encodes these proteins:
- a CDS encoding HAD family hydrolase: MKKPSILELPFTTKCKVACSVLALSACLAFGSAQAADQGARHHAEGDYDAATGTYEVVKGDDLIKIGERFEVPLDTLKAENNLSSDVIKPGQKLTITTGAPTVSAPVSAQKKQSGLAADDPLSSWNDGPAKQAIMAFVKETTTEGSPQFVPPAERIATFDQDGTLWVEHPMYSQVVYCLDRVPAVVKAKPELAQVEPFKTVLSGDREAIAKLSTDDLFKILAATLTGMDVDEFKAEAEKWLATAKNARWDRPYTDLTYLPMQEVLEYLRANGYKTYIVTGGGQDFVRVYSAPVYGIPPEQVVGTAGETKYGYRKDGRPFLTKEPKLLLDNNNAGKPEGIHLMIGRRPHAAFGNSTGDRQMLEYTKAGDGARLSMILLHDDAEREYAYGPAQGLPDTRVGTFTQALYDEAQKQGWIVISMKNDWNRIFAFDEGQD; this comes from the coding sequence ATGAAGAAACCCTCAATCCTGGAACTGCCCTTCACCACGAAGTGTAAAGTCGCCTGCTCGGTACTGGCGCTCAGCGCCTGTCTGGCCTTCGGCAGCGCCCAGGCCGCCGACCAGGGGGCTCGCCACCACGCGGAGGGCGACTACGATGCCGCCACCGGCACCTATGAGGTGGTCAAGGGTGATGATCTGATTAAGATCGGCGAACGCTTCGAGGTTCCGCTGGACACGCTGAAGGCGGAGAACAACCTCAGCTCGGACGTCATTAAGCCTGGTCAGAAGCTGACCATCACGACGGGCGCACCGACTGTCTCAGCCCCTGTATCGGCCCAGAAAAAACAATCGGGGCTTGCCGCCGATGATCCGCTGTCCTCTTGGAACGACGGGCCGGCGAAGCAGGCGATTATGGCCTTCGTCAAGGAGACCACGACGGAGGGAAGCCCGCAGTTCGTGCCGCCGGCAGAGCGCATCGCGACCTTTGACCAGGACGGCACACTGTGGGTCGAGCACCCCATGTACAGCCAGGTCGTCTACTGCCTGGACCGGGTTCCGGCGGTGGTCAAGGCAAAACCTGAGCTGGCGCAGGTGGAGCCTTTCAAGACCGTGCTGTCCGGCGACCGTGAGGCCATCGCCAAACTCTCCACAGACGACCTGTTCAAGATCCTCGCCGCCACGCTGACCGGCATGGATGTCGATGAGTTCAAGGCCGAGGCGGAGAAGTGGCTCGCAACCGCCAAGAACGCGCGTTGGGATCGGCCCTACACGGATCTCACCTACCTGCCGATGCAGGAGGTGCTGGAGTACCTGCGCGCCAACGGCTACAAGACCTACATCGTCACCGGCGGCGGTCAGGACTTCGTCCGGGTGTATTCAGCGCCCGTGTACGGCATCCCACCGGAGCAGGTGGTCGGTACCGCTGGCGAGACCAAGTACGGCTATCGCAAGGACGGCAGGCCGTTTCTCACCAAGGAGCCAAAACTGCTCCTGGACAACAACAATGCCGGCAAGCCCGAGGGCATCCACCTGATGATCGGGCGTCGGCCCCATGCCGCCTTCGGAAATTCCACCGGCGACCGGCAGATGCTGGAATACACCAAGGCCGGTGACGGCGCGCGATTGTCGATGATTCTGCTGCACGACGACGCCGAGCGCGAGTACGCCTACGGACCGGCGCAGGGGCTGCCCGACACCCGCGTCGGCACCTTCACCCAGGCGCTATACGACGAGGCGCAGAAGCAGGGCTGGATCGTCATCAGCATGAAGAACGACTGGAATCGGATCTTTGCCTTCGACGAAGGTCAGGACTGA
- a CDS encoding tetratricopeptide repeat protein — protein sequence MPDPQSAARSLMAPVVPHVIAAVLSMLLPSVPTLAADATAADGYIGSARCGTCHAAELTAWRGSHHDLAMAEATPENVLGDFDDAEFTAHGVTTRFYRDGDEFRVDTDGPDGKPASYSIAYTFGWTPLQQYLIRFPDGRLQALGIAWDSRPVQEGGQRWFHLYPDEADYGPDNPLHWTNRDQTWNYQCAECHSTDLHKGYDLGTDAYTTTWAEIDVACEACHGPGAAHAAQAEAAAAGNADAWDAHKGLAPDLADRDNATWVQHPETGLPRREPPRSGHAEVNTCARCHARRGQLHVPYTPDAPLEDTHRLALLTEGLYYADGQIQDEVFVHGSFIQSRMFHQGVTCSDCHDPHSLQLRAPGNAVCARCHAPARYDSAEHHHHPMTAASGAKGSGTACVDCHMPERNYMVIDARADHSLRIPRPDLAAALGTPDACTGCHTELTPAQAAAQVQTWYGTPKRPAHFATALHAGRSGATDAAARLAELAANTEAPMIARATALDLLAELPQPVDPALLQALAESDSPLLRSAVAGALERLPPQDALSMGLDLLNDPTRLVRVDTARSLAAFARLEANVPGRESPLRKALAPALAEYRESQLTSAERPESWLNLGVLDSLLGDSDAAERDYRQALALDPEFTPTYANLADLYRALGRDADGRAVLEQGLEQAADDADLLHALGLLEIRTKHLPAAVDLLGRAAEQAPDQSRYAYVHALAQEAAGDPRAAIATLTAATDRHPNDADIALALVSLNAKAGDRDATIAWAERYLARFPDPTGQVSTLLAQLRGAAE from the coding sequence ATGCCCGATCCCCAGTCCGCCGCCCGGAGCCTAATGGCCCCGGTTGTCCCGCACGTCATCGCGGCGGTTCTCAGTATGCTGCTGCCCAGTGTGCCAACGCTCGCGGCCGACGCGACCGCCGCCGACGGCTATATCGGCAGCGCGCGCTGCGGCACCTGCCACGCCGCCGAGCTCACCGCATGGCGCGGCTCCCATCACGACCTGGCCATGGCCGAGGCGACGCCTGAGAACGTCCTCGGCGACTTCGACGACGCCGAATTCACCGCCCACGGCGTCACCACGCGCTTCTACCGTGACGGCGATGAATTCCGAGTCGACACCGACGGCCCGGACGGAAAGCCCGCGAGTTATTCCATCGCCTACACCTTCGGCTGGACACCGTTGCAGCAATACCTGATCCGCTTCCCGGACGGACGGCTGCAAGCGCTCGGCATCGCCTGGGACTCGCGCCCGGTGCAGGAGGGCGGCCAGCGCTGGTTCCACCTCTACCCGGACGAGGCGGACTACGGCCCCGATAACCCGCTGCACTGGACCAACCGCGACCAGACCTGGAACTACCAGTGCGCCGAGTGCCACTCCACCGACCTGCACAAGGGCTACGACCTGGGCACGGACGCCTACACCACCACCTGGGCCGAGATCGACGTCGCCTGCGAGGCCTGCCACGGCCCCGGCGCCGCGCACGCAGCGCAGGCCGAGGCCGCCGCGGCCGGCAATGCCGATGCCTGGGACGCCCACAAGGGCTTGGCGCCGGACCTCGCCGACCGCGACAACGCCACCTGGGTGCAGCACCCGGAGACCGGCCTGCCGCGCCGCGAGCCGCCGCGCAGCGGTCATGCCGAGGTCAATACCTGTGCCCGGTGCCACGCCCGCCGCGGCCAGCTGCACGTCCCCTACACCCCGGACGCACCGCTGGAGGACACCCATCGGCTGGCCCTGCTGACGGAGGGCCTGTACTACGCCGACGGGCAGATCCAAGACGAGGTCTTCGTGCACGGCTCCTTCATCCAGAGCCGCATGTTCCACCAGGGCGTCACCTGCAGCGACTGCCACGACCCGCACTCGCTGCAACTGCGCGCGCCCGGCAACGCCGTCTGCGCCCGCTGTCATGCACCCGCGCGCTATGACAGCGCCGAGCACCATCATCACCCGATGACCGCTGCCTCCGGCGCCAAGGGCAGCGGCACCGCCTGCGTCGACTGCCACATGCCCGAGCGCAACTACATGGTCATCGACGCGCGCGCCGACCACAGCCTGCGCATCCCGCGCCCGGACCTCGCCGCGGCCCTGGGCACCCCCGACGCCTGCACCGGCTGCCACACCGAGCTGACCCCGGCACAGGCGGCGGCGCAGGTGCAGACCTGGTACGGCACGCCAAAGCGCCCGGCGCACTTCGCCACCGCACTGCACGCCGGCCGCAGCGGTGCAACGGACGCCGCAGCAAGGCTCGCCGAGCTGGCCGCGAATACCGAGGCGCCCATGATCGCCCGGGCGACGGCCCTGGACCTGCTCGCCGAGCTGCCACAGCCCGTTGATCCTGCCCTATTGCAAGCCCTCGCCGAGTCCGATTCCCCGCTGCTGCGCTCCGCCGTCGCTGGCGCCCTGGAGCGCCTGCCTCCGCAGGACGCGCTGAGCATGGGGCTTGATCTGCTGAACGACCCGACGCGCCTGGTGCGCGTCGACACGGCACGCTCGCTGGCCGCCTTCGCGCGGCTGGAGGCCAACGTCCCCGGCCGCGAGTCCCCGCTGCGCAAGGCCCTCGCACCGGCGCTGGCGGAGTACCGCGAGTCCCAGCTCACCAGCGCCGAGCGCCCCGAGTCTTGGCTCAACCTCGGCGTGCTCGACAGCCTGCTGGGCGATTCCGATGCCGCGGAGCGCGACTACCGCCAGGCGCTGGCGCTCGACCCCGAATTCACCCCGACCTACGCGAACCTTGCGGACCTGTACCGCGCCCTCGGTCGCGACGCCGACGGTCGCGCCGTGCTGGAACAAGGGCTGGAACAGGCAGCGGACGACGCCGACCTGCTGCACGCCCTCGGCCTGTTGGAGATCCGCACCAAGCACCTTCCCGCCGCGGTGGACCTGCTTGGCCGCGCCGCCGAGCAGGCCCCGGATCAGTCGCGCTACGCCTATGTCCACGCCTTGGCGCAGGAAGCCGCCGGCGACCCGCGCGCGGCCATCGCCACCCTCACGGCAGCCACCGATCGCCACCCCAACGACGCCGACATCGCGCTCGCGCTGGTGAGCCTCAACGCCAAGGCCGGTGACCGGGACGCCACCATCGCCTGGGCGGAGCGTTACCTCGCCCGCTTCCCGGACCCGACCGGGCAGGTCAGCACGCTGCTGGCGCAGCTCCGGGGCGCTGCGGAGTAG
- a CDS encoding arylsulfatase, translating into MKKTLLKLVPLIALSAWMPGAMAAAEKPNILVIFGDDIGMWNVGAYTHGMMGHTPNIDRIAKEGMLFTDHYAHPSCTAGRAAFITGQLPVRTGMTTIGIPGSKQGLQKEDPTLAEVLRPLGYATGQFGKNHLGDRNEFLPTVHGFDEFYGNLYHLNAEEEPEQLDYPGVKNPAFKEKFGPRGVLHCWATDTDDPTDDPKFGPMGKQRCEDTGALTRERMKTVDGEFLKAAETFIESSIKEDKPFFVWFNPTRMHIWTHVPTQYMQKAVDEGRPENDVYRAGMIQHDEEIGQLLKKLDDLGVADNTIVIYSTDNGYELMFWPDGGYSPFRGEKGTTWEGGVRVPMMVRWPGKIPSGSVSNAIQSHEDLFVTLAAAAGEPDLKDKLLQGAEMGGMTYKVHLDGYDNLDLWTGKTDTSGRKDYFYYDEATLTGVRVGDWKMLFGVKENGLWWDPIVYPSAPYLFNLRMDPMERFDPLSHEWGYIGRKFLAQKMWTLVPAQGILAEHMQSLQEWPPRQRAESLSLQKATEAVMRQLEKNPGQVW; encoded by the coding sequence ATGAAAAAGACCTTGCTGAAGCTCGTTCCGCTGATTGCGTTGTCGGCCTGGATGCCCGGCGCAATGGCGGCCGCCGAAAAGCCCAACATCCTCGTCATCTTCGGCGACGATATCGGCATGTGGAATGTCGGCGCCTATACCCACGGCATGATGGGCCACACGCCGAACATCGACCGCATCGCCAAAGAGGGCATGCTGTTTACCGACCACTACGCGCACCCGAGCTGTACCGCCGGACGGGCCGCGTTCATCACCGGGCAATTGCCGGTACGCACCGGCATGACGACCATCGGCATTCCCGGCTCGAAGCAGGGCCTGCAGAAGGAAGACCCGACACTGGCCGAGGTCCTGAGACCGCTTGGCTATGCGACCGGGCAGTTCGGCAAGAACCACCTGGGCGACCGCAACGAGTTCCTGCCGACCGTGCACGGGTTCGACGAGTTCTACGGCAACCTCTATCACCTCAACGCCGAGGAAGAGCCCGAGCAGCTCGACTACCCGGGGGTGAAGAATCCCGCGTTCAAAGAGAAGTTTGGCCCGCGCGGCGTCCTGCATTGCTGGGCGACGGACACCGACGACCCCACCGATGACCCCAAGTTCGGCCCCATGGGCAAGCAGCGCTGCGAGGACACCGGTGCGCTCACGCGCGAGCGCATGAAGACCGTGGACGGCGAGTTCCTGAAGGCGGCCGAGACCTTCATCGAGAGCAGCATCAAGGAAGACAAGCCATTCTTCGTCTGGTTCAACCCCACCCGGATGCACATCTGGACCCATGTCCCCACGCAGTACATGCAGAAGGCCGTCGACGAGGGACGCCCCGAGAACGATGTTTATCGCGCCGGCATGATCCAGCACGACGAAGAAATTGGCCAGTTGCTGAAGAAGCTCGACGACCTGGGGGTTGCCGACAACACCATCGTGATCTACTCGACGGATAACGGCTACGAGCTGATGTTTTGGCCGGACGGCGGCTACTCGCCCTTCCGGGGCGAGAAGGGCACGACCTGGGAGGGCGGCGTGCGGGTGCCGATGATGGTCCGCTGGCCCGGCAAGATCCCTTCGGGGAGCGTCTCGAACGCCATCCAGAGCCATGAAGACCTGTTCGTCACGCTGGCCGCGGCCGCGGGCGAGCCGGACCTCAAGGACAAGCTGCTCCAGGGCGCGGAGATGGGCGGCATGACCTACAAGGTGCACCTGGACGGTTACGACAATCTCGATCTGTGGACCGGCAAGACGGACACATCCGGCCGTAAGGACTACTTCTATTACGACGAGGCGACCCTCACCGGCGTGCGCGTGGGCGATTGGAAGATGCTGTTCGGGGTCAAGGAGAATGGGCTGTGGTGGGACCCGATCGTTTATCCGTCGGCGCCCTATCTCTTCAACCTGCGCATGGACCCCATGGAGCGCTTCGACCCCCTTTCCCACGAATGGGGCTATATCGGCCGCAAGTTCTTAGCCCAGAAGATGTGGACCCTGGTGCCGGCACAAGGGATTCTCGCCGAGCACATGCAGAGCTTGCAGGAATGGCCGCCGCGC
- a CDS encoding transporter — translation MDALLFPTNNAPILIAKAPIASVRRLMFMKKSFNAGRSRGWVRVWALAITWLGCAPAMAEMSATELAKLAQNPVGNLISVPFQNNTNLNYGPERGTQNILNIQPVIPISINKDWNIITRTIVPVIWMPSLGEDIGSTTGIGDTVFTAFLSPANPGKWIWGAGPVVQAPTNSSDELGNGNWGLGPSAVLLHLEKGSPWVYGALVNNIWSLTNNQQGGYYNNGLIQPFINYNFKGGLYLVSAPIITANWAAESDNRWTVPVGGGVGKIFHLGKLPVNMQLSGYYNAVTPEFGADWQIRAQIQFMFPK, via the coding sequence ATGGACGCTCTGTTGTTCCCTACGAACAATGCCCCAATCCTTATTGCCAAGGCACCCATTGCCTCTGTCCGAAGACTGATGTTCATGAAAAAATCATTCAATGCGGGGCGGTCGCGGGGATGGGTCAGGGTCTGGGCCTTGGCCATTACATGGCTGGGGTGCGCGCCTGCGATGGCCGAGATGAGCGCAACGGAACTCGCCAAGCTCGCTCAGAACCCGGTCGGCAATCTCATCAGCGTACCGTTTCAGAACAACACCAATCTGAACTATGGGCCGGAACGGGGCACGCAGAACATCCTCAATATCCAGCCGGTGATCCCGATCTCGATCAACAAAGACTGGAACATCATCACGCGGACCATCGTGCCCGTGATCTGGATGCCCTCGCTCGGTGAAGACATCGGCAGCACCACCGGCATCGGCGATACCGTATTCACGGCCTTTCTGTCGCCGGCCAATCCCGGCAAATGGATCTGGGGTGCAGGACCGGTCGTTCAGGCCCCGACCAACAGCAGCGACGAGCTGGGCAACGGCAACTGGGGGCTTGGCCCGTCTGCCGTGCTGTTGCATCTGGAGAAGGGTAGTCCCTGGGTCTATGGCGCCTTGGTCAACAATATTTGGTCGCTGACCAACAACCAGCAGGGCGGCTATTACAACAACGGCCTGATTCAGCCTTTTATCAACTACAACTTCAAAGGCGGCTTGTATCTGGTCTCGGCGCCGATCATCACCGCCAATTGGGCCGCCGAGAGTGACAACCGCTGGACTGTTCCGGTCGGCGGTGGCGTCGGCAAGATTTTCCACCTCGGCAAGCTGCCGGTGAACATGCAGCTTTCTGGGTACTACAACGCCGTGACCCCGGAATTCGGCGCCGACTGGCAGATCCGCGCACAAATCCAGTTCATGTTTCCCAAATAG
- a CDS encoding DUF1269 domain-containing protein encodes MSTLTVWKFESATGAAQILTKLEGLQKQHLIEITDAAIVEWPQGKKKPKTRQATNLTGAGALNGAFWGMLFGLLFFVPFFGLAVGAAMGALAGHFGDYGIDDDFIKSVRDQITEGTSGLFLLTEEVTLDKVEEELKGQIGTLIKSNLTNEQEAKLREGFGEE; translated from the coding sequence GTGTCAACCCTAACCGTTTGGAAGTTCGAGTCAGCAACCGGTGCGGCGCAAATACTGACCAAGTTGGAAGGTTTGCAAAAGCAACATCTCATTGAGATTACTGATGCCGCCATCGTTGAATGGCCGCAAGGTAAAAAGAAGCCTAAGACCAGACAAGCCACGAATCTGACAGGGGCCGGAGCGCTCAACGGCGCCTTTTGGGGCATGCTCTTTGGGCTGCTCTTTTTCGTCCCCTTCTTTGGCCTAGCCGTGGGCGCGGCGATGGGGGCTCTGGCTGGCCATTTCGGCGACTACGGCATTGACGACGACTTCATCAAGTCCGTGCGTGATCAGATCACGGAGGGAACATCGGGCCTATTCTTGCTGACCGAGGAGGTTACGCTGGACAAAGTCGAAGAAGAGCTCAAGGGCCAGATCGGCACGCTGATCAAATCCAATCTGACCAACGAGCAAGAGGCGAAATTGCGAGAAGGATTTGGTGAGGAATAG
- a CDS encoding DUF1134 domain-containing protein, which translates to MTAMVLFGSLAVAEDAKQPAGTVTIQEKELGFILSGTKGSGTLTFQGEDYPFSLKGISVGANVGISKMSASGEVYDLTSVSDFPGTFTKLDAGVALGGGMGGLRLKNQNGVILVLRSRTEGVDLNLGSMSGMTVTME; encoded by the coding sequence ATGACCGCCATGGTGCTTTTCGGCAGTCTGGCCGTCGCCGAGGACGCCAAACAGCCCGCTGGCACAGTCACCATTCAAGAAAAAGAGCTCGGATTCATCCTTAGCGGCACCAAGGGCAGCGGGACCTTGACATTCCAGGGTGAAGATTACCCGTTCAGCCTCAAGGGAATCAGTGTCGGGGCCAATGTCGGCATCTCCAAAATGAGTGCCTCCGGCGAGGTCTACGATCTAACCAGCGTTTCGGATTTCCCGGGAACCTTCACCAAGCTCGACGCGGGCGTCGCCTTGGGCGGTGGCATGGGCGGACTGCGCTTGAAGAACCAGAATGGCGTGATCTTGGTGCTGCGCTCACGCACCGAGGGCGTCGATCTCAATCTCGGAAGCATGAGCGGAATGACTGTCACGATGGAGTAG